The following DNA comes from Halorhabdus tiamatea SARL4B.
GACGGGCTGGCGGCGTTCCACCCCGTCGACCACCGACGACAGTCGGCTGGCCGGATCCCATAGCTGATCCCAGAACGTCAGGCTACTTGAGGGTGCGCCCTGTTGTAGCCGGCTGAAAACTGCGATGATCGTCAATTGAGGACTCAGGGCCGAGAGCGACCGTCCCAGGCCAACCCCCCACGCTCTTGTGGCTCGCCCGAGAAGTCCTCCGTGACCATGACAGCCCAGGCACGCTTCGAGGTGTATCGTGATCGCGCCGACGAGTGGCGGTGGCGGCTGGTCGCCTCCAACGGCGAAATCATCGCGGACAGCGCCGAAGGCTACGCCGCCAAACAGGGAGCCCAGCGCGGGATCGAGAGCGTCAAGCGCGTGGCTGGGGACGCACCTGTCGTCGACGTCGAGTGAGCCGACAGGATACCGCCGTATCGACCGTTTTCGGGACCGTTCGGTCTCCTCGAGCACGATCGTCCGAGATGGCGGCTCACGGGTGTTTCTCCCGGTAGCGCGAGTCTGTCCGGCAGATGACGGAGGCTCGGTGGAATTGTGTGTTTTATTAGCCCCTCCGGCGTTGGTGTGGACGATTGTCGCATGTACGGGACGGGACCACCGACGGACCGTGAATCGAGGCGTGTCGTGGCGTCGACGCACAGCCACAGATTGGATGGACGACGGCGAGACTCGTCGCCAGACACCCGGGAGGGACGATGAGCGAGGAGTCCACGGAAACGGCCTGGCACAGCCAGACCACCGAGGCGGTCTTCGACGCCGTGGACTCGGGACCGGACGGCCTCAGCGAGGACGAGGCCGCTCGTCGCCTCGAGGAGTACGGCCCCAACGAGATCCGCGACGACGAGGAGATATCGCCGCTCGCGATCTTCGTCGACCAGTTCCGTGACTTCCTGATCTACCTGCTGATCTTCGCGATGTTGATCTCGCTGGGCGTCGGGTTACTCCCGGGCCACGAGCCCGAGTACGTCGACGCGATATTGATCGCGCTCATCCTGATCGCGAACGGGATCTTCGGGTTCGTCCAGGACTACCAGGCCGAGAAGTCCATCGAGGCGCTGAAAGACCTCTCGACGCCCGACGCGACCGTCATCAGAGAGGCCGAACGTCACGTCGTCGACTCGGCGGAAGTCGTGCCGGGCGACGTGATCGTCGTCGAAGGCGGCGACGCCATCCCCGCGGACGCACGGCTCGTCGAGTCCGCGAGTCTCGAAACCGACGAGTCGGCGCTGACCGGTGAAAGCGCTCAGGTCACGAAGGATACCGAACCCGTCGAGGAAGACACACCGATCGCCGAACGGACCGGCATGGTGTACATGAACACCTCGGCCGTCCGGGGCCGGGGACAGGCCGTCGTGACCGAGACCGGGATGGACACCGAGGTCGGGGCCATCGCCGAGCAACTCAGCGAGACCGAGGATACCCAGACCCCGTTCCAGAAAGAAGTCGATCAGCTCGGTCGGACGATCGGGCTCGGCATCATGGCGATCATCGTCTTCGTCGGGATCATTCAATTGCTGTTTACCAGCGCCGGCCCGATCTCGACGTTGCTTGTCGCGATCACGCTCGCCGTCGCTGCGGTGCCGGAAGGACTCCCCGCCGTCGTGACGCTGACGCTCGCGCTGGGGTCCCGACGGTTGCTCACGAAGAACGCCCTGGTACGTCGGCTGCCGGTCGTCGAGAGTCTGGGGTCGGTCGACGTCATCCTGACGGACAAGACGGGGACGCTGACCGAGGACGAGATGACCGTGCGGCGGATCTTCACCAACGGGCGCGAATACGACGTGACCGGAACGGGGACGACCCCGACCGGCGAGTTCGAGCACGACGACGAAGAGATCGAGCCCGATCCACTCGAAGCGATCCTGCGGTGTGGAACGGTGTGTAACAACGCCGAACGTGCGCCACCGGACGAGGACGACGCCTTCTTCGGCGATCCGACCGAGGTCGCACTCAAGGTCGCCGCGGAGAAGGCCGGCATCGAGCCGACTGTCGAGCGCGTGCGGGAGGTCCCCTTCTCCTCGGCACGCAAGCGGATGACCGTCGTGACCGACGACGCCACCGCCTACATGAAGGGTGCGCCCGAGGTCGTCCTGCAGCGGTGTGACCGGATCCGTGCGGGCGGCGAGGTCGTCGAACTCACCGACGAGCGCCGCCAGGAGATCCTCGATCGCAACCAGTCCTTCGCGAGCGACGCCCTGCGCGTGCTCGGGTTCGCCGAGAAGTCCGGCGTCGACCCCGAGGCAGACGAAGACGAGATCGAGGACGGCATGGTCTTTCTGGGCCTGCAGGGGATGATCGATCCCGCCCGCGAGGAGGTCCCCGACGCCGTCGCCGATTGTCGGACGGCCGGGATCGACGTGGTCATGGTCACCGGGGACAACCGCGAGACGGCGATCGCGATCGGCGAGGAGGTCGGCTTCGATCCCGAGGGTGCGATGACCGGCGCGGAAGTGGAGGCCCTCT
Coding sequences within:
- a CDS encoding HVO_2922 family protein; protein product: MTAQARFEVYRDRADEWRWRLVASNGEIIADSAEGYAAKQGAQRGIESVKRVAGDAPVVDVE
- a CDS encoding cation-translocating P-type ATPase; this encodes MSEESTETAWHSQTTEAVFDAVDSGPDGLSEDEAARRLEEYGPNEIRDDEEISPLAIFVDQFRDFLIYLLIFAMLISLGVGLLPGHEPEYVDAILIALILIANGIFGFVQDYQAEKSIEALKDLSTPDATVIREAERHVVDSAEVVPGDVIVVEGGDAIPADARLVESASLETDESALTGESAQVTKDTEPVEEDTPIAERTGMVYMNTSAVRGRGQAVVTETGMDTEVGAIAEQLSETEDTQTPFQKEVDQLGRTIGLGIMAIIVFVGIIQLLFTSAGPISTLLVAITLAVAAVPEGLPAVVTLTLALGSRRLLTKNALVRRLPVVESLGSVDVILTDKTGTLTEDEMTVRRIFTNGREYDVTGTGTTPTGEFEHDDEEIEPDPLEAILRCGTVCNNAERAPPDEDDAFFGDPTEVALKVAAEKAGIEPTVERVREVPFSSARKRMTVVTDDATAYMKGAPEVVLQRCDRIRAGGEVVELTDERRQEILDRNQSFASDALRVLGFAEKSGVDPEADEDEIEDGMVFLGLQGMIDPAREEVPDAVADCRTAGIDVVMVTGDNRETAIAIGEEVGFDPEGAMTGAEVEALSDDELAEAVEEVEIFARMSPDQKVRVLEAVLSHGHNVAMTGDGVNDAPALKRADVGVSMGERGTDVAQQSSDMVLLDDNFASIRDAVAEGRGVFDNIRKFVNFLLSANAGEVLAVFFGVLLGSAFFPDQFASESQALILTPVMLLWINLVTDGLPALALGVDPKTDGIMERPPRGADEPVINRRSLIIILAFGLIYAAIGLPLFFHGLSASGDLVVAQTLLFTFIVLGEVIQAQILRWPYGLSLFSNTWLVGALASSIVLHLAVLYTPVNTFFGVTAMTATHWLWMALAVGAFVVLGAGLVLGLDRFYED